One segment of Carya illinoinensis cultivar Pawnee chromosome 1, C.illinoinensisPawnee_v1, whole genome shotgun sequence DNA contains the following:
- the LOC122302808 gene encoding uncharacterized protein LOC122302808, which yields MGCGESKLDVVSGNTIFRRKKSNSNPNKSKDIETIHETTSTTKDNTADSSAKEQQQPALQNEENKDFDGAVPTDAKDSIHENTAAKEGDDDEKRIIDQGKLEVVDVEEKEAAGRLISHDSPNHYFSPRKNDIDQGIDGINVSEERRSIESDYYSPSHAAGKEDHFLSENHVKADGAVEGKELAGDNELTKEVKKDGEPVNVEEEKVIKDVEPKTIVETKVSNPNSDQEKNYATADHQDQENKVDTPTKDEISKM from the exons ATGGGTTGTGGGGAATCAAAACTCGATGTTGTCTCGGGAAACACCATTTTCCGGCGAAAGAAATCCAATTCCAACCCCAATAAGAGCAAGGACATAGAAACCATCCACGAGACAACCAGTACCACCAAAGATAACACCGCGGACTCATCGGCAAAAGAACAACAACAACCGGCGCTCCAGAACGAAGAAAACAAGGACTTTGATGGTGCAGTTCCGACGGATGCCAAGGACAGCATTCATGAAAATACGGCAGCGAAGGAAGGAGATGACGATGAGAAACGAATTATAGACCAAGGGAAGCTGGAAGTTGTCGATGTTGAAGAGAAGGAAGCAGCTGGGAGGCTGATATCCCATGACTCGCCAAACCATTACTTCTCGCCGAGGAAAAACGATATTGATCAGGGAATCGATGGGATTAATGTATCTGAGGAACGACGGTCTATAGAGTCGGATTATTACTCTCCGAGCCATGCAGCCGGGAAGGAAGACCATTTTTTGAGTGAGAATCATGTGAAAGCAGATGGCGCCGTGGAGGGCAAAGAATTGGCTGGAGATAACGAATTGACGAAAGAAGTAAAGAAAGATG GAGAGCCCGTAAACGTGGAGGAAGAGAAAGTGATTAAGGATGTCGAACCTAAGACAATAGTTGAAACAAAAGTTTCAAACCCTAATTCAGATCAGGAGAAGAACTATGCTACTGCTGATCATCAGGATCAG GAAAATAAGGTTGATACTCCTACCAAGGATGAGATCAGCAAAATGTGA
- the LOC122319217 gene encoding E3 ubiquitin-protein ligase MIEL1-like: MEVSAKERLDFGNMGYGCKHYRRRCKIRAPCCNEIYQCRHCHNEATSMLSNPFDRHELVRYDVKQVVCSVCDTEQPVAQVCTNCGVNMGEYFCEVCKFYDDDTEKGQFHCDDCGICRVGGRENYFHCKKCGSCYSVSLCDNHLCVENSMRHHCPICYEYLFDSLKDTIVMKCGHTMHCECYEEMIKRNKYCCPICSKSVIDMSRTWKRIDEEIEATVMPEDYRYQKVWILCNDCNDTTEAYFHIIGQKCSHCRSYNTRSIAPPVPQ; encoded by the exons ATGGAAGTCTCAGCCAAGGAACGCCTCGATTTCGGGAATATGGGCTACGG ATGCAAGCATTACAGAAGGAGATGCAAGATTCGAGCTCCCTGCTGCAACGAGATTTACCAGTGTCGCCATTGTCACAACGAGGCCACG AGCATGTTGAGCAACCCCTTTGATCGGCATGAACTCGTTCGATATGATGTTAAACAG GTTGTTTGTTCAGTTTGTGACACAGAGCAGCCG GTTGCTCAAGTTTGTACCAACTGTGGCGTCAATATGGGGGAATATTTCTGCGAAGTTTGCAAATTCTATGATGACGAT ACTGAGAAAGGGCAGTTTCATTGCGATGATTGTGGAATCTGCAG GGTTGGTGGTCGTGAGAACTACTTCCATTGCAAAAAATGTG GGTCTTGCTATTCGGTTAGCCTGTGTGATAACCATTTGTGTGTGGAAAACTCCATGCGGCACCACTGTCCAATATGCTATGAG tatCTTTTTGATTCACTTAAAGACACAATTGTAATGAAATGTGGGCACACAATGCATTGTGAATGTTATGAAGAGATGATAAAGCGCAACAA ATACTGCTGTCCCATATGCTCAAAGTCAGTGATAGACATGTCTCGGACCTGGAAGAGAATAGATGAGGAG ATAGAAGCAACTGTCATGCCAGAGGATTACCGGTACCAGAAG GTCTGGATACTGTGTAATGACTGCAATGATACTACTGAAGCCTACTTCCACATAATTGGGCAGAAATGCAGCCATTGCAGATCATATAATACCCGCTCAATTGCCCCTCCAGTTCCTCAATGA
- the LOC122319225 gene encoding CASP-like protein 1E1: protein MEGLERTIASNGNYMLKVEVPRQRTVDLLLRLLALALTLVSAIIIGLSKQTKVVRVVVVASLPPLYVPVPARWHYISAFVYFLVANVIACSYSTLSLVLLLITRKRAGDNMMSILHSMILVLDILMVALLFSCNGASMAIGIIGYRGNTHLRWQKICNLFERFCGQVAASIAVSVAGALMFILMVAFSGLRLRNKSRS from the exons ATGGAGGGGTTAGAGAGGACTATAGCTAGTAATGGGAATTATATGCTGAAAGTGGAGGTGCCAAGGCAAAGAACAGTGGACTTACTTCTCAGGCTTTTGGCCTTAGCACTAACTTTGGTGTCTGCCATAATTATCGGGTTGTCTAAGCAGACTAAGGTTGTCCGAGTTGTGGTGGTGGCAAGCCTACCACCTCTTTATGTTCCCGTTCCTGCTAGGTGGCATTACATCTCTGCCTTCGT GTACTTCTTGGTTGCTAATGTCATAGCATGTTCATATTCGACCCTATCTCTAGTACTTCTTTTAATCACAAGGAAGAGGGCGGGTGACAACATGATGAGCATCTTACATTCCATGATTCTCGTCCTCGACATATTAATGGTGGCGTTGCTCTTCTCCTGCAACGGTGCCTCCATGGCTATCGGCATAATTGGCTACCGAGGAAACACTCACCTGCGGTGGCAAAAAATATGTAACTTGTTTGAGAGATTTTGTGGCCAAGTAGCAGCTTCTATAGCGGTTTCTGTGGCTGGAGCACTGATGTTTATCTTGATGGTTGCATTTTCTGGTTTGAGACTCCGCAATAAATCAAGGTCTTGA